TGGCGCGGCGACGGGCACGCGGCGCGGGGGCTGCGGGCTCCTCGACGGCGGGAGCGGCCGGGGTCTCGACGACCGGGGCCTCGACCGCGGGCGCCGGGGTGGCGGCCTCGGCGGCGGGAGCGGCCGGCGCGGTCACGGCGCGGGTCGCACGGCGACGGGCACGCGGCGCGGGGGCTGCGGGCTCCTCGACGGCGGGAGCGGCGGGGGCGGCGGCCGGGGTCTCGGTCACGGCCTCGGCGGCGGTGGCGCCGGGCGGGCCCGCGGGCCGGGAGGCGGCGCGGCGACGCCTGCGCGGGGGCAGGTTGTCGCTGGGGCTTCCACCGTCGGCGTTGCCGGCGGTGTGGTTGTTCTCAGACGTTTCGTTGTTGAGCATTGCGGGCGGTTCTCCCGTCACGCTCCCGGGCGCCGCGGCTGACATCCGGTCCGGCACGGCGCCGCGTAATGAGCGCGGAGCCGGCCTCCGGGGCGCGTTCGCCACACGGGAGCTCAGTTTCATGGCCGCCGGTTCCGTACGTGTTGTCCGTACGGCCTGGCGGAAGTCTTCAGGTTTGTGTGCGCTGCCCGGCACAGGAGGCTTCCGAGTGCCAGGGCGGCGCGACAACGGCGTTCCTTACGCGGCGGGACCTTCCGGCGCCTTCGCGTCGGCGGCTACGGCGGCCGTGGGTGGGGCGGCCGTGACAGCCTCGCGGTCGGGCGCGAGCGGGTCGGTCACCGTGCCGGACTCCTCGTCGAAGAGCCCCTGCGCCAGCCTGGTCACCGCTGCGGGGACCGGCGGCGCCAGGTCGGCCACAGCTCGGAGACCGGACAGGACGTCGTCGGGTCGTACGGCAGGTGTCAAATGCCGAACAACCAGCCGCAGTATCGCACAAGCATTGTCCAGAGGCCTATCAGCCGGGGCCGGATGTGCTTCGAGACTGACCACGGCGCCGCGCGTGTCGAAGGTCCGCATGCCGTTCTTGGTGCGGCGCTGGACCTCGACGGCCTCGGCCGCGAGGAACGCGGCCACGGCCCGCTCGGCGTCCGCGGGCTCGACGCCGTCCAGGCGCAGCTCCCACACGGAGGCGGTCAGTCGCTCGGCGAGCCCGGACGTCCTGGCCTCCACCGCGTCGACGATGTCGAGGCCGACCGGCATCGATTCGTCGAGCAGGATCCGGAGTTTGTCGGGGTCGCGGGGTGCCGCGAGGGCGATCTCCAGGTACTCGGCCTCGCTGCCGGTGCCGGTGGGTGCGGCGTTCGCGTAGGAGACCCGGGGGTGGGGGGTGAAGCCTGCCGAGTACGCCATGGGCACCTCGGAGCGGCGCAGGGCCCGCTCGAAGGCACGCTGGAAGTCTCGGTGGCTGGTGAACCGGAGGCGGCCGCGCTTGGTGTAGCGCAGTCGGATGCGCTGCACCACCGGTGCGGGAGGCGGGCCTTCGGGCTGTCGCTTGCCCAGTGGTTCTTCTCCTTGTGCGGGGCTCCGCGGCTCGCACGTCGCCCTGAGGTCTGGTGAGCCTGCCGGCCACGCCCCACCGGCCGGCTCACCCCTGCCGTTTGTGGAGGGAGATCTCGGGGGCGGGCGTGTTGCCTGCGGCTGTCGTACTACC
This region of Streptomyces sp. NBC_00513 genomic DNA includes:
- a CDS encoding TIGR03936 family radical SAM-associated protein; translation: MQRIRLRYTKRGRLRFTSHRDFQRAFERALRRSEVPMAYSAGFTPHPRVSYANAAPTGTGSEAEYLEIALAAPRDPDKLRILLDESMPVGLDIVDAVEARTSGLAERLTASVWELRLDGVEPADAERAVAAFLAAEAVEVQRRTKNGMRTFDTRGAVVSLEAHPAPADRPLDNACAILRLVVRHLTPAVRPDDVLSGLRAVADLAPPVPAAVTRLAQGLFDEESGTVTDPLAPDREAVTAAPPTAAVAADAKAPEGPAA